The following are encoded in a window of Sminthopsis crassicaudata isolate SCR6 chromosome 5, ASM4859323v1, whole genome shotgun sequence genomic DNA:
- the ITIH2 gene encoding inter-alpha-trypsin inhibitor heavy chain H2 isoform X4: protein MKRLMGFLLFLLLSEARSLDLPTNGLPEFMDYEDLVELDSGNSFFPTENRRYQRSILNDHESDQVMENADDQITLYSYKVQSTVTSRVANTVVQSKVVNNSPDPQNVELEVQIPKGAFVTNFSMIVNGVPFTSTIRERTVARGLYAQARAKGKIAGWVSSNTLDMENFKIEVNVLPGSNVQFELHYQEVKWRKLGSYEHRLYLKPGRLAKHLEVNVWIVEPQGLRFLHVPENLGDHFDGIPVITKGKQKAHVSFKPTVAQQRKCPSCSETAVDGQLVIKYDVTREKKAGELEVFNGYFVHFFAPENLDPIPKNILFVIDVSGSMWGIKMKQTVEAMKTILDDLRAEDQFSVVDFNHNVRSWRDELVPATNAQIADAKKYIEKIQPNGGTNINEALLRAIFILNEASNLRMLDPNSVSLIILVSDGDPTVGELKLSNIQKNVKSSMKDNISLFSLGIGFDVDYDFLERLSQENHGVAQRIYGNQDTSIQLKQFYNQVSTPLLRNVQFNYPQEFVTDVTQNSFHNYFGGSEIVVAGKVEPDKLDHVESIITATSANAQLVMDTLTEMDGLDAFLSKDKHADPDFTRKLWAYLTINQLLAERSLATTNIDKKKITRTILQMSLDHHVVSPLTAMLIESADGDERMLADSPMDQRRPCCQGVLLSSGKKTAQSSIPSWAKPSPTMGPMSMKQAQVLVATPPPHVMRVENDPHFIIYLPKSQKNICFNIDSEPGKILNLVSDPGTGVLVNGELIGAKRLKNKKLSTYFGKLAFYFQNHNIKIEISTEAITLKNGLHTTILSWLDTVHIVHKKLFVSMKKEKTVNITLDGDMSFSVLLHRVWKKHPINVDFLGIYIPPTNKFSPNAHGLIGKHQTWQKYVS from the exons GAAAATGCTGATGACCAAATAACTCTTTATAGTTATAAAGTTCAATCGACTGTTACATCCCGAGTGGCCAATACTGTTGTCCAAAGCAAAGTGGTGAATAACTCTCCAGATCCACAGAATGTAGAGTTAGAAGTTCAGATACCCAAAGGAGCCTTTGTTACCAACTTCTCCAT GATTGTGAATGGAGTACCATTTACCAGTACCattagagaaaggactgtggcTCGGGGGCTCTATGCTCAAGCAAGAGCCAAAGGCAAAATTGCTGGATGGGTGAG CAGTAACACTCTTGATATGGAGAATTTCAAAATCGAAGTAAATGTCCTCCCAGGATCTAATGTGCAGTTTGAGCTTCATTACCAagaagtgaaatggagaaaattggGATCCTATGAACATAGGCTCTATCTGAAGCCTGGTCGATTAGCCAAACACTTAGAG GTAAACGTATGGATTGTTGAGCCACAAGGGCTTCGTTTCCTTCATGTTCCAGAAAATCTTGGAGACCATTTTGATGGAATTCCAGTTATAACTAAAGGCAAACAAAAG GCACATGTTTCCTTTAAACCAACAGTAGCTCAACAAAGAAAATGCCCCAGCTGTTCTGAGACTGCAGTTGATGGACAACTGGTCATCAAGTATGATGTGACTAGAGAAAAGAAAGCTGGTGAACTTGAA GTCTTCAATGGTTATTTTGTTCACTTCTTTGCTCCTGAAAACTTGGATCCAATTCCTAAAAACATCCTTTTTGTCATTGATGTCAGTGGATCAATGTGGGGAATTAAAATGAAACAG ACTGTTGAAGCAATGAAAACTATATTGGATGACCTAAGAGCTGAGGACCAATTCTCAGTGGTGGATTTCAATCACAATGTCAGAAGCTGGAGAGATGAGCTAGTTCCAGCCACTAATGCACAGATCGCTGATGCTAAGAAGTACATTGAGAAGATACAACCCAATGGGG GCACAAATATTAATGAAGCTCTTTTGAgagcaatttttattttgaatgaagCCAGCAATCTGAGGATGTTGGACCCTAACTCAGTCTCTTTGATTATTTTGGTTTCTGATGGAGATCCAACAGTAG GAGAGCTAAAGTTGTCCAACATCCAAAAGAATGTTAAGTCAAGCATGAAAGATAACATCTCCCTCTTCAGTCTGGGGATAGGTTTTGATGTTGACTATGACTTCTTGGAAAGGCTGTCTCAAGAAAACCATGGAGTTGCTCAAAGGATTTATGGAAACCAGGATACTTCTATACAGCTCAAG caaTTCTACAATCAGGTCTCTACACCATTGCTACGAAATGTTCAGTTTAACTATCCCCAGGAGTTTGTGACAGATGTTACTCAGAACAGTTTCCATAACTATTTTGGAGGCTCAGAAATAGTGGTGGCAGGAAAAGTGGAACCTGATAAATTGGACCATGTGGAAAGTATCATCACAGCGACATCG GCCAATGCCCAGTTAGTCATGGACACTCTCACAGAAATGGATGGCTTGGATGCCTTTTTATCAAAGGACAAGCATGCAGACCCTGATTTCACCAGGAAGTTATGGGCTTATCTAACCATAAACCAACTTCTAGCTGAAAG GAGTCTGGCTACTACAAAtattgacaaaaagaaaataacaagaacCATCCTGCAGATGTCTTTGGACCATCATGTTGTAAGTCCACTTACTGCCATGCTGATTGAAAGTGCTGATGGGGATGAGAGGATGTTGGCAGACTCTCCAATGGACCAACGAAGACCCTGCTGTCAGG GTGTCTTATTATCCAGTGGCAAGAAGACTGCTCAAAGTTCAATTCCTTCTTGGGCCAAACCTTCACCAACAATGGGTCCAATGAGCATGAAGCAAGCTCAAGTGCTTGTAGCAACTCCTCCTCCTCACGTAATGAGAG TTGAAAACGACCCACATTTCATCATTTACCTCCCGAAGAGTCAAAAGAACATTTGTTTCAATATTGATTCAGAACCTGGTAAAATTCTCAACTTGGTTTCTGATCCAGGGACAG gtgTATTGGTGAATGGAGAGCTCATTGGTGCCAAGAGGCTTAAGAATAAAAAACTAAGTACCTATTTTGgaaaattagcattttatttccaaaacCACAACATAAAAATTGAAATTAGTACAGAGGCAATCACCCTGAAAAATGGTCTCCATACTACCATTTTGTCATGGTTGGACACGGTTCACATTGTTCATAAAAA GTTATTTGtctcaatgaaaaaagaaaagactgtgAACATTACCCTGGATGGAGATATGTCCTTCTCAGTCTTACTGCATCGAGTTTGGAAGAAACATCCCATTAATGTCGACTTCTTGGGTATTTATATTCCTCCTACAAACAAGTTTTCACCGAATGCCCATGGACTAATAGGTAAA